Genomic window (Musa acuminata AAA Group cultivar baxijiao chromosome BXJ1-9, Cavendish_Baxijiao_AAA, whole genome shotgun sequence):
TCAAGAGAATCTATATGGGGTTGTAAATAAGTTCCAATCTGATGATGAAGACTGTCTTATTGCAAAGGGGTTTGTTTCCTCAGGAATTTGGCACTTATTATTGGAAATACAATCAATATATGTTCTAACTAACCGGTTGACTATGGTTAAGAACTTTCATTTCTCTTTCAGCTGCGTGGCACTTGAAATACAATATATGCTCTAACTAAAAGTTACAAATGATACCAATGAGACACATCAATCATTTCACTAGTAGAGACAAGTATGAAAGTTGACAAATGCATGAAGGTAGACTTTTTTATTTGACATTACTCCAACGATATGACGTAGATGTCAGTAATAGACGATGGCGTCCTCATTCATCATCACATACATAGAGATGGATAGTAAGCACCCTCCAAGAGGGTTTGCTAAGCCAGCATCACGTAGACTCCAAATACAGTGAGATGCTCGGTAGTTGCATATCCAAAGAAGCCTTTGATGTCGTCATATTCTACGTTTACTTCGAAAAAGGTTCCACCCCCACCTCCATATGGACCATGTGTCCTTCCAAGATTGGTGCCAAACATGAGTTGAGATATGCAAGGAAGGTCCGAAAGATGTGTCTGACGTACCCAGAAACGGAGGTGAGGTATTCATCTTGCATGAGAGTAATCTGCAAGGCAATTAGAACAATGATACACTTAGCTATAGTGTATCTGTTAGCAGGTGGCAGCCTAATTAGAAAGTACATCGATTGATGTTGGAGAGGCATGCCTGGAATAGTTCACCGTCGGAGCCTCCATATCTGGGAGTTACGCCAGTGGTGCCGTCTATCTCGAAGGTTATCTTAATGGAGTTTACGCATGAAGCGGCGCCAACGCTAATGCCTGTGATTTTGTCAGCAGGTTCCATGCCCCAACGAGACTCGCTGTCGCATGGACATTTACGGATGCCCCATCCTCGAGCTTGCGCCGCCGTCTTGATCACGTTTGAAGCCTGCACCACCATGCATCCATCACAAACCAAATAGAGGAGAATAGATACTGCAATGTGTACTGCTTAGGCTTCGAAGCAAACCATATATACGTAGCTCTCTCTCGCTCTCACCATTCTGAAGCGAGCTCCTCTCGCACCAGAAGATATGCACACACTGGGACGAGAGCGAGTGGGAGTGTTTATAGAATCAAGGTGAGGTTGTTCAACGTCGATCGAAGGTGAAATGATCGAGACTTTTAATTCAGAAAAAAGCCGGTAGTCAATATTTAATTTAGACCGAGTGGATATTGGATGGCCACATTACTCTTATTCATGTGTGGATGACAAATTAATCTAAAATTAATATGACTTCAAAGTCCAGCTCCATCCCAAGTCATTATTTAAAACTTCATGGTCATTCTTCATGCGTGCACGCTGCAATCCATCCTTCCATGCATGAATTCATGCATGTACTCCAACTCGATTATCCACTCTATGCAACCAACATGGGACATATTGAATGTATCAAGATTTGAATCCATGATTGATCGGATCGGATCGGCATATATGTATTCCATATCACAAAATAATATTATAGTCTGGCTTTTATGTCAAGCAATTAAATGCAGTCCCCTTCTATGATCAGTTAACGGAGAAATAAGTTTGTGTCAACTTGAGTTTCAAGTTTCATTGTATTGATTTCTAATTCATTCGCTTAGAACTTGTAGTGTAAAGTAGTtgtaaagaatatattcttatgattgggATTGTGAATAACCCGTAAAGGATATGATAATATATGTTTTAGTGgacattataattaatattctgatttatgtaattaaaattatttattttagctatcttatttacatttatgtatgtatatattatgatcgaATATTTATAATAGGATTGTCATATATAGACAAATTATATGAGATATTTTTTACTGCAATAGAAAGGACTAATAGCATTATGATATATAGAAGAAAGTTTGACATTTATGATAAACCTTCGCTATGACACACACATTAGCAGTTAGACTTAATatggtattattatgtttattaaacTTATttacctattttataaaatttatatgcatgtataaaatattttttaaaaaatttaaaatataattaaataatttttttaaataatcttcgttttattatgatatgatttcttaagATATAATATTAATGAGAGGGACTCTTTTTATTATAAACTTAAGTAATCCtatatttatcaaatttacttTTGTGACAATAAATTTGATATTGTCACAAaagtaaatttgataaatataGGATTACTTAAGTTTATAATAAAAAGAGTCCCTCTCATTAATATTATATcttaagaaatcatatcataataaaacgaagattatttaaaaaaattatttaattatattttaaattttttaaaaaatattttatacatgcatataaattttataaaataggtaaATAAgtttaataaacataataataccatATTAAGTCTAACTGCTAATGTGTGTGTCATAGCGAAGGTTTATCATAAATGTCAAACTTTCTTCTATATATCATAATGCTATTAGTCCTTTCTATTGCAGTAAAAAATATCTCATATAATTTGTCTATATATGACAATCCTATTATAAATATtcgatcataatatatacatacataaatgtaaataagatagctaaaataaataattttaattacataaatcagaatattaattataatgtcCACTAAAACATATATTATCATATCCTTTACGGGTTATTCACAATcccaatcataagaatatattctttacaACTACTTTACACTACAAGTTCTAAGCGAATGAATTAGAAATCAATACAATGAAACTTGAAACTCAAGTTGACACAAACTTATTTCTCCGTTAACTGATCATAGAAGGGGACTGCATTTAATTGCTTGACATAAAAGCCAGACTATAATATTATTTTGTGATATGGAATACATATATGCCGATCCGATCCGATCAATCATGGATTCAAATCTTGATACATTCAATATGTCCCATGTTGGTTGCATAGAGAGGATAATCGAGTTGGAGTACATGCATGAATTCATGCATGGAAGGATGGATTGCAGCGTGCACGCATGAAGAATGACCATGAAGTTTTAAATAATGACTTGGGATGGAGCTGGACTTTGAAGTCATATTAATTTTAGATTAATTTGTCATCCACACATGAATAAGAGTAATGTGGCCATCCAATATCCACTCGGTCTAAATTAAATATTGACTACCGGCTTTTTTCTGAATTAAAAGTCTCGATCATTTCACCTTCGATCGACGTTGAACAACCTCACCTTGATTCTATAAACACTCCCACTCGCTCTCGTCCCAGTGTGTGCATATCTTCTGGTGCGAGAGGAGCTCGCTTCAGAATGGTGAGAGCGAGAGAGAGCTACGTATATATGGTTTGCTTCGAAGCCTAAGCAGTACACATTGCAGTATCTATTCTCCTCTATTTGGTTTGTGATGGATGCATGGTGGTGCAGGCTTCAAACGTGATCAAGACGGCGGCGCAAGCTCGAGGATGGGGCATCCGTAAATGTCCATGCGACAGCGAGTCTCGTTGGGGCATGGAACCTGCTGACAAAATCACAGGCATTAGCGTTGGCGCCGCTTCATGCGTAAACTCCATTAAGATAACCTTCGAGATAGACGGCACCACTGGCGTAACTCCCAGATATGGAGGCTCCGACGGTGAACTATTCCAGGCATGCCTCTCCAACATCAATCGATGTACTTTCTAATTAGGCTGCCACCTGCTAACAGATACACTATAGCTAAGTGTATCATTGTTCTAATTGCCTTGCAGATTACTCTCATGCAAGATGAATACCTCACCTCCGTTTCTGGGTACGTCAGACACATCTGTTCGGACCTTCCTTGCATATCTCAACTCATGTTTGGCACCAATCTTGGAAGGACACATGGTCCATATGGAGGTGGGGGTGGAACCTTTTTCGAAGTAAACGTAGAATATGACGACATCAAAGGCTTCTTTGGATATGCAACTACTGAGCATCTCACTGTATTTGGAGTCTACGTGATGCTGGCTTAGCATAGCAAACCCTCTTGGAGGGTGCTTACTATCCATCAATATGTATGTGATGATGAATGAGGACGCCATCGTCTATTACTGACATCTACGTCATATCGTTGGAGTAATGTCAAATAAAAAAAGTCTACCTTCATGCATGTGTCACTTTCATACGTGTCTCTACTAGTGAAATGATGTGTCTCATTGGTATCATTTGTGACTTTTAGTTAGAGCATACATTGTATTTCAAGTGCCACGCAGCTGAAAGAGAAATGAAAGTTCTAACCATAGTCAACCGGTTAGTTAGAACATATATTGATTGTATTTCGAATAATATGTGCCAAATTCCTGAGGAAACAAACCCCTTTGCAATAAGACCGTCTTCATCATCAGATTGGATCTTGATCTTACAAGCTTATATACAATCCCCTATAGATTCTCTTGAAGGTAAGTCTATAAGGTCCCAAGTGTGAGTTTTGGTGGATGCATGATGTTCTTCGTCCGTATCCGTTTTAATTGAGTCGAAGGTTCATATGCCTTTTTAATTGAGTCGAAGGTAGTCGAAAGGATTATATACATTTTcagatcttctctttttttgaGAAGATAATTGAGTTGGTGTACATGCATGGAAGGATCGATTA
Coding sequences:
- the LOC103999398 gene encoding jacalin-related lectin 35-like, giving the protein MVRARESYVYMASNVIKTAAQARGWGIRKCPCDSESRWGMEPADKITGISVGAASCVNSIKITFEIDGTTGVTPRYGGSDGELFQITLMQDEYLTSVSGYVRHICSDLPCISQLMFGTNLGRTHGPYGGGGGTFFEVNVEYDDIKGFFGYATTEHLTVFGVYVMLA
- the LOC135594384 gene encoding uncharacterized protein LOC135594384, whose product is MVRARESYVYMASNVIKTAAQARGWGIRKCPCDSESRWGMEPADKITGISVGAASCVNSIKITFEIDGTTGVTPRYGGSDGELFQITLMQDEYLTSVSGYVRHIFRTFLAYLNSCLAPILEGHMVHMEVGVEPFSK